One segment of Rosa chinensis cultivar Old Blush chromosome 6, RchiOBHm-V2, whole genome shotgun sequence DNA contains the following:
- the LOC112173439 gene encoding uncharacterized protein LOC112173439 isoform X5 has protein sequence MHGSRGCLGSCSQPRFTVVDEPSSGLRIQGQPVRKNSMSEDFWSTSTIEMDNSGIQSQISISSISTSNNPLDARGAGSTSNTPEFVNHGLLLWNQTRQQWRGNKKSRPQTQLREPTISWNATYESLLSTNKPFRQPIPLPEMIDFLVDIWEQEGLYD, from the exons ATGCATGGG AGCAGAGGTTGTCTTGGAAGCTGTAGCCAACCCAGATTTACTGTGGTAGATGAGCCATCAAGCGGACTGAGAATTCAAGGTCAACCAGTGAGGAAAAACAGCATGTCAGAGGATTTCTGGAGCACTAGCACTATTGAAATGGATAACAGTGGGATTCAGTCTCAGATAAGCATCTCATCAATTAGCACTTCAAACAATCCCCTTGACGCCCGTGGTGCGGGCAGCACAAGCAATACTCCTGAATTTGTAAACCACG GTCTCTTACTCTGGAACCAGACAAGACAGCAGTGGCGTGGAAATAAAAAGTCTCGACCCCAGACACAACTTCGAGAACCTACAATAAG TTGGAATGCAACTTATGAGAGCTTACTTAGTACCAACAAGCCCTTTCGCCAGCCAATCCCTCTTCCT GAAATGATCGATTTTCTTGTTGATATATGGGAGCAAGAGGGTTTGTACGATTGA
- the LOC112173439 gene encoding uncharacterized protein LOC112173439 isoform X4, which translates to MHGTMSRGCLGSCSQPRFTVVDEPSSGLRIQGQPVRKNSMSEDFWSTSTIEMDNSGIQSQISISSISTSNNPLDARGAGSTSNTPEFVNHGLLLWNQTRQQWRGNKKSRPQTQLREPTISWNATYESLLSTNKPFRQPIPLPEMIDFLVDIWEQEGLYD; encoded by the exons ATGCATGGG ACTATG AGCAGAGGTTGTCTTGGAAGCTGTAGCCAACCCAGATTTACTGTGGTAGATGAGCCATCAAGCGGACTGAGAATTCAAGGTCAACCAGTGAGGAAAAACAGCATGTCAGAGGATTTCTGGAGCACTAGCACTATTGAAATGGATAACAGTGGGATTCAGTCTCAGATAAGCATCTCATCAATTAGCACTTCAAACAATCCCCTTGACGCCCGTGGTGCGGGCAGCACAAGCAATACTCCTGAATTTGTAAACCACG GTCTCTTACTCTGGAACCAGACAAGACAGCAGTGGCGTGGAAATAAAAAGTCTCGACCCCAGACACAACTTCGAGAACCTACAATAAG TTGGAATGCAACTTATGAGAGCTTACTTAGTACCAACAAGCCCTTTCGCCAGCCAATCCCTCTTCCT GAAATGATCGATTTTCTTGTTGATATATGGGAGCAAGAGGGTTTGTACGATTGA
- the LOC112173439 gene encoding uncharacterized protein LOC112173439 isoform X2 translates to MYSRCCLLSQTEKCFGKKPCSSFFAFSGTCFRALVVLLMEKFKNKCKALFSSRGCLGSCSQPRFTVVDEPSSGLRIQGQPVRKNSMSEDFWSTSTIEMDNSGIQSQISISSISTSNNPLDARGAGSTSNTPEFVNHGLLLWNQTRQQWRGNKKSRPQTQLREPTISWNATYESLLSTNKPFRQPIPLPEMIDFLVDIWEQEGLYD, encoded by the exons ATGTATTCTAGGTGTTGTTTGTTGTCCCAGACAGAGAAATGCTTTGGGAAGAAACCTTGCTCTTCATTTTTTGCGTtctccggaacttgttttcgaGCTCTTGTGGTTCTGCTAATGgagaaattcaaaaataaatgcaAGGCACTTTTCAGT AGCAGAGGTTGTCTTGGAAGCTGTAGCCAACCCAGATTTACTGTGGTAGATGAGCCATCAAGCGGACTGAGAATTCAAGGTCAACCAGTGAGGAAAAACAGCATGTCAGAGGATTTCTGGAGCACTAGCACTATTGAAATGGATAACAGTGGGATTCAGTCTCAGATAAGCATCTCATCAATTAGCACTTCAAACAATCCCCTTGACGCCCGTGGTGCGGGCAGCACAAGCAATACTCCTGAATTTGTAAACCACG GTCTCTTACTCTGGAACCAGACAAGACAGCAGTGGCGTGGAAATAAAAAGTCTCGACCCCAGACACAACTTCGAGAACCTACAATAAG TTGGAATGCAACTTATGAGAGCTTACTTAGTACCAACAAGCCCTTTCGCCAGCCAATCCCTCTTCCT GAAATGATCGATTTTCTTGTTGATATATGGGAGCAAGAGGGTTTGTACGATTGA
- the LOC112173439 gene encoding uncharacterized protein LOC112173439 isoform X1, with protein sequence MYSRCCLLSQTEKCFGKKPCSSFFAFSGTCFRALVVLLMEKFKNKCKALFSTMSRGCLGSCSQPRFTVVDEPSSGLRIQGQPVRKNSMSEDFWSTSTIEMDNSGIQSQISISSISTSNNPLDARGAGSTSNTPEFVNHGLLLWNQTRQQWRGNKKSRPQTQLREPTISWNATYESLLSTNKPFRQPIPLPEMIDFLVDIWEQEGLYD encoded by the exons ATGTATTCTAGGTGTTGTTTGTTGTCCCAGACAGAGAAATGCTTTGGGAAGAAACCTTGCTCTTCATTTTTTGCGTtctccggaacttgttttcgaGCTCTTGTGGTTCTGCTAATGgagaaattcaaaaataaatgcaAGGCACTTTTCAGT ACTATG AGCAGAGGTTGTCTTGGAAGCTGTAGCCAACCCAGATTTACTGTGGTAGATGAGCCATCAAGCGGACTGAGAATTCAAGGTCAACCAGTGAGGAAAAACAGCATGTCAGAGGATTTCTGGAGCACTAGCACTATTGAAATGGATAACAGTGGGATTCAGTCTCAGATAAGCATCTCATCAATTAGCACTTCAAACAATCCCCTTGACGCCCGTGGTGCGGGCAGCACAAGCAATACTCCTGAATTTGTAAACCACG GTCTCTTACTCTGGAACCAGACAAGACAGCAGTGGCGTGGAAATAAAAAGTCTCGACCCCAGACACAACTTCGAGAACCTACAATAAG TTGGAATGCAACTTATGAGAGCTTACTTAGTACCAACAAGCCCTTTCGCCAGCCAATCCCTCTTCCT GAAATGATCGATTTTCTTGTTGATATATGGGAGCAAGAGGGTTTGTACGATTGA
- the LOC112173439 gene encoding uncharacterized protein LOC112173439 isoform X3 codes for MKSYSYFPSWVSAIFTCMGGCLGSCSQPRFTVVDEPSSGLRIQGQPVRKNSMSEDFWSTSTIEMDNSGIQSQISISSISTSNNPLDARGAGSTSNTPEFVNHGLLLWNQTRQQWRGNKKSRPQTQLREPTISWNATYESLLSTNKPFRQPIPLPEMIDFLVDIWEQEGLYD; via the exons ATGAAAAGCTATAGTTACTTTCCATCTTGGGTCTCTGCCATTTTCACATGCATGGG AGGTTGTCTTGGAAGCTGTAGCCAACCCAGATTTACTGTGGTAGATGAGCCATCAAGCGGACTGAGAATTCAAGGTCAACCAGTGAGGAAAAACAGCATGTCAGAGGATTTCTGGAGCACTAGCACTATTGAAATGGATAACAGTGGGATTCAGTCTCAGATAAGCATCTCATCAATTAGCACTTCAAACAATCCCCTTGACGCCCGTGGTGCGGGCAGCACAAGCAATACTCCTGAATTTGTAAACCACG GTCTCTTACTCTGGAACCAGACAAGACAGCAGTGGCGTGGAAATAAAAAGTCTCGACCCCAGACACAACTTCGAGAACCTACAATAAG TTGGAATGCAACTTATGAGAGCTTACTTAGTACCAACAAGCCCTTTCGCCAGCCAATCCCTCTTCCT GAAATGATCGATTTTCTTGTTGATATATGGGAGCAAGAGGGTTTGTACGATTGA
- the LOC112169271 gene encoding phospholipase D alpha 1, translating into MPRLLHGILNATIYGIDKLHSGCGLGLLWKSPKKCVDQIKRLVLCGPQISGSKIYATVDLDKARVARTRMINNPHNPIWKEEFHIYSAHFISHIIFTVKANDPIGATLIGRAYIPVEDIIKGYVVDRWVEILDEEHNPIHGNSRIHVKLQFSSVAEDAHWSQGLRSPDYEGVPWTFFNQRQGCRVTLYQDSHVADDFNPGIPMANGEFYEPRRCWEDIFDAITNAKHLIYITGWSVSTEINLLRDPQRRRAGDELTLGQLLKKKADEGVLVLLLVWDDRTSIPQFKKDGLMTTHDQETEEYFRNTKVHCFLCPRNPDLGRSTIQGFETATMFTHHQKTVVVDSEIVDGDPSQKRRILSFVGGIDLCDGRYDTQKHPLFSTLGTTHHKDFHQPNFPGSSIRKGGPREPWHDIHCKLEGPVSWDVLYNFEQRWKKQVGDKYLFSLSKLEEITVHPLQNKLSNDSEAWNVQLFRSIDNGAALGFPENPLEATQRGLVSGKNNILDRSIQDAYIHAIRRAKNFIYIENQYFLGSSFGWRSKDIKDEDINALHLIPKELSLKIVSKIEAGERFAVYIVLPMWPEGIPESGSVQAILDWQKRTLEMMYTDISEALQRKGLNANPRDYLTFFCLGNRETVKDGEYVPPETPEPDTDYIRAQKARRFMIYVHSKMMIVDDEYIIIGSANINQRSMDGARDSEIAMGAFQTNYLANSTDPARGEIYAFRVTLWYEHLKVLDSSFLHPESMECIRTVNHLAETNWDLFSSDTFPGDLPGHLLRYPVEVSKTGALTTLPGFEHLPDTKARVFGTKSEYLLPLLTT; encoded by the exons ATGCCACGTCTGCTTCATGGGATACTTAATGCAACAATTTATGGGATTGATAAGCTACACAGTGGATGTGGACTCGGCTTATTGTGGAAG TCGCCTAAAAAATGTGTAGATCAAATCAAGAGGCTGGTACTGTGCGGACCTCAG ATTTCTGGTTCCAAAATCTATGCAACAGTTGATCTAGACAAGGCTCGGGTGGCACGAACCCGAATGATAAACAATCCCCACAACCCCATATGGAAGGAAGAGTTCCACATCTACAGTGCTCATTTCATCTCACACATTATCTTCACTGTCAAAGCTAATGATCCTATTGGTGCCACACTCATAGGAAGAGCTTATATACCTGTTGAAGATATCATAAAGGGCTACGTGGTGGACAGATGGGTTGAGATACTAGATGAAGAACACAACCCCATCCATGGAAACTCTAGAATTCATGTCAAGTTGCAATTCTCAAGTGTTGCAGAAGATGCTCATTGGTCTCAAGGACTCAGAAGTCCTGACTATGAGGGTGTTCCTTGGACCTTTTTCAATCAAAGACAGGGTTGCAGGGTTACCCTCTACCAAGATTCGCATGTCGCGGATGATTTTAATCCTGGGATTCCTATGGCCAATGGGGAATTCTACGAACCACGAAGATGTTGGGAGGACATATTTGATGCAATCACTAATGCAAAACACTTGATCTATATAACTGGCTGGTCTGTCTCCACTGAAATAAACTTGCTGAGGGATCCACAAAGGCGAAGAGCAGGAGATGAGCTCACATTAGGACAGCTTCTCAAGAAAAAGGCTGATGAGGGTGTTCTAGTTCTCTTGCTTGTTTGGGATGACAGAACTTCTATTCCTCAATTTAAAAAGGATGGTCTGATGACAACACATGATCAAGAAACTGAGGAGTACTTTCGAAACACAAAAGTTCATTGCTTCCTTTGCCCGCGGAACCCTGATCTTGGTAGAAGCACTATTCAAGGTTTTGAGACTGCTACAATGTTCACTCACCATCAAAAAACAGTAGTAGTTGACAGTGAGATAGTCGATGGAGATCCCTCGCAAAAAAGGAGGATTCTGAGCTTTGTTGGAGGCATTGATCTTTGTGATGGAAGATATGACACTCAGAAACACCCCCTATTTTCAACTCTAGGCACAACTCACCATAAGGACTTCCATCAGCCAAACTTTCCAGGCTCTTCGATTAGAAAAGGCGGTCCAAGGGAGCCATGGCATGATATCCATTGCAAACTAGAAGGGCCTGTTTCTTGGGATGTCTTGTACAACTTTGAGCAGAGGTGGAAAAAGCAAGTTGGTGACAAGTACTTATTTTCACTAAGCAAGCTTGAGGAAATCACAGTTCACCCTTTACAGAACAAGTTATCAAATGATAGTGAAGCATGGAATGTTCAGCTGTTTCGTTCCATCGACAATGGAGCTGCTTTGGGGTTTCCTGAGAATCCGCTTGAAGCAACACAAAGGGGACTTGTAAGTGGGAAGAACAACATCCTAGACAGAAGCATCCAGGATGCATATATCCACGCCATTCGCCGAGCAAAGAATTTCATTTACATAGAGAATCAGTACTTCCTTGGAAGCTCATTTGGGTGGAGGTCAAAAGATATCAAGGATGAGGATATTAATGCTCTGCATCTTATCCCAAAGGAGCTGTCACTGAAGATTGTTAGTAAAATTGAAGCAGGGGAGAGGTTTGCTGTCTACATTGTTCTCCCAATGTGGCCAGAAGGTATACCCGAGAGTGGTTCTGTTCAGGCTATATTAGATTGGCAAAAAAGGACATTGGAGATGATGTACACTGATATCTCTGAGGCCCTTCAGAGAAAGGGTTTGAATGCAAACCCTAGAGACTATCTTACATTCTTCTGCCTTGGGAACCGGGAGACCGTGAAGGATGGAGAATATGTACCTCCAGAGACTCCAGAGCCAGACACTGATTACATCAGAGCTCAGAAGGCCCGGCGCTTCATGATTTATGTGCACTCAAAAATGATGATAG TTGATGATGAATACATTATCATTGGATCTGCCAACATAAACCAAAGGTCAATGGATGGGGCAAGGGACTCCGAAATTGCTATGGGAGCATTTCAGACTAATTATTTGGCTAATTCCACTGACCCAGCTAGGGGAGAGATATATGCTTTCAGGGTGACACTATGGTATGAGCACCTTAAAGTGCTTGACAGCTCTTTCTTGCATCCAGAATCAATGGAATGCATCCGGACGGTGAATCACCTTGCGGAAACAAACTGGGATCTTTTCTCAAGTGACACTTTTCCTGGTGACCTTCCCGGTCACCTTCTTCGATATCCTGTTGAGGTAAGCAAGACTGGAGCTCTAACAACACTGCCGGGGTTCGAACATTTACCCGACACCAAGGCTCGAGTCTTTGGCACCAAGTCTGAGTACCTTCTTCCACTCCTTACCACCTAG
- the LOC112173343 gene encoding ethylene-responsive transcription factor SHINE 2, which produces MVQSRKFRGVRQRQWGSWVSEIRHPLLKRRVWLGTFETAEAAARAYDQASILMNGQNAKTNFPNNNPPSDDQETKPTDHLPHGHQLPWDPKELAELLSSKLKKCCKDPSPSLTCLRLDNDNSHIGVWQKRPAGSRASSNWVMRIELGKKEKQYNTTVIENEGSTSSPSYLISQSSSAGSITNEAGIAIEEADEDHGEEDKLAMQMIEELLNWNSYPIPSPTSNVQEGN; this is translated from the exons ATGGTACAGTCAAGGAAGTTCAGAGGAGTCAGGCAACGCCAGTGGGGCTCTTGGGTGTCAGAGATTCGCCACCCATTACT TAAGAGGAGGGTGTGGCTAGGCACATTTGAGACAGCTGAGGCAGCAGCAAGAGCATATGACCAAGCATCCATATTGATGAACGGTCAGAATGCCAAGACCAATTTTCCCAATAACAACCCACCATCTGATGATCAAGAAACTAAACCTACTGATCATCTTCCTCATGGTCATCAGCTTCCATGGGATCCCAAAGAACTTGCAGAGCTGCTCAGCTCCAAGCTCAAGAAGTGTTGCAAAGACCCATCTCCTTCCCTCACTTGTCTGAGACTCGACAACGACAATTCTCACATTGGAGTGTGGCAGAAGCGCCCCGCTGGATCACGCGCAAGCTCTAATTGGGTCATGAGAATTGAGCTGGGGAAGAAGGAGAAGCAATATAACACTACAGTTATTGAAAATGAAGGATcaacatcatcaccatcataTTTAATAAGTCAATCATCATCAGCTGGATCAATTACTAACGAGGCTGGAATTGCAATTGAAGAAGCTGATGAGGATCATGGTGAAGAGGATAAGCTTGCAATGCAAATGATAGAGGAATTACTCAACTGGAATAGTTATCCAATTCCTTCACCTACAAGTAATGTTCAAGAAGGGAATTAA